Genomic window (Musa acuminata AAA Group cultivar baxijiao chromosome BXJ1-9, Cavendish_Baxijiao_AAA, whole genome shotgun sequence):
TGAAGTCTGATGTTTATAGCTTTGGTGTCGTTCTACTGGAGCTGATTACTGGACGAAAGGCATTCGACTTTACCAAGAGATTGGGGGAGCAGAATTTAATCGTATGGGTACGTGTTTACTTGCATAAATACATTTTAACATTTGAATCTGGTTCTTGGTGCCATCTTCTACTTATGATTAATGCTAATACCCAGTTTGGAAAATTGAAGTTTTCAGTGGTTCATGATTCTACTACGCAGTGATTTGAAAGAAATCTTGGTTCTTTTGCTTACAATTTGTTTCATCTTTATCGCAATTAGCTAAAATTGATACTGCTCTTGTTTTCTTTTACCCAGCTTTTATGGGATTTGATTCTATATATTCTTAATCGTAAATAGAGACCTCAGTGTGTTTGTTCTTGTAAAGCATAAAGTTATCATAGTTTCATTGTTGTTTTTCCATCATTCATATTAGTAACAAAGTTGTTTTAGTTTCCACCAAATTTCAAGATTATGTAGTCAGTTAAATCTTCTCTGAAATGCTACCGATAGCTTTGTGTCAAATTAGCAATTACATATGGCTTCTAATTAACTACTTGAATACTTAATTTCTTCCTATACCTGTGAGTTGTCATGTCAGAGATAAAGAAGCCTTTCTTCGATACACTAATGTGATACTTAGACTGCATGTGAAGTTGTACAATTTCTCTGTTTCTTCGATCGAAATTTTCTTCCTGCTACATTAAAATCTCATTTTTATCGTGCATCAGTTAATATGTTTTTGTCTTCTTTTCCAGTCACGCCCTTTTATCAAGGACAGGAGGAAGTTCTCTCAGCTGGCTGACCCATTGCTGCAAGGGCGCTACCCGATCCGTCCCTTCCACCAGCTGGCTATGATCACTGCCATGTGTCTTCATGATCATCCCCACATCCGACCCACCATGCGTGAGGTGTCGCTCGCGCTTGACCATGTGGCGACGCAGTTGTATGTCTCAGAGACCAGCCAGAGGATCCATGACAGTGCAAAACGACTGGCCGAAGGGGAGGACGCCGGAGGTCTTGCTGTGCAAGAGAATGTCAAGAAGGCAAGATGAGCTCAGGGTTATACGCATATGTACATAACaaattttcaatttgctggaTGTGGGTGCAAATCTGAGGACCAGACTGGAACTTGCATCTACAATATATGCATCGAAAGAAGGCAAACGCTTGTATATTTCTATGAACAGATTGATTTTGTTTATATGTACTTGTACGTTGGATGGTTGTAATTGTATGTACATGTGCTgatgtttttttttcatttttgtaaAAAGGGTAGTAAATATATTACCTCaaaattctgccgtcggcaaacaGCTTGTTCATCAAAACACAAAATTAGCAGAGGCCTTACCAAAAAAACAGAAAAACTAATTAGCACatactattttttctttttgtatacaTGGCATAATAGTATGCTCCGTAAATCTTTATAAAGAATTTGAGTAAAATCTTGAGATTTTACTTAAAATCTTTACGACAATCAACTCAGAATCCAATTCGATTAAAAGCTAACTCCTTACTTGATTGCAATTGGAGTATTGAACACCTTGTTTGCTGCACATTAGCTCCAATGTTTTGTAGAATTTCTATACATTTTCCTTGGTGGACTTTTGTATCAAATCACTAGATCAATTGTTCAATTAAAACATGTAAATTGGGACAGGACGTCTTGAAATCCATTACACAGAGAAAGACAGCATGATAAGATCAAAGTGGCATTGACAGGTAATAGCAACAAAGAGAAATCAGCTCTCACCATCCAATAATAGTTGGATCATCAGTACTGTGTAACTCATGACAATTTGGTGCATCAGATCTGTGGGAAATAATAATCTGTTAATTCTCAAAGATGAAGCCTAATGATTGATCATAATCTACGGACAAAGCAAGAAATAACCTAAAAACATGGTGGGTGCATCATCAGGCACAGATTGCTGATTTTGGCAACCAAGAACTTGTTCATTTAAAGATCATACAAATAAAACATCCGATAATAATAAACCTTTACATGTTACTCCTGAGAGACACGTGAATTAAGGTAATCTAAACTAAAGCAGAAAACAAgtacaaaaattccttaaaacaaTATGTTCTCTTACACACTCTAACAAGGAAGTATTTATGACTCTGGAGCTCTGCTTGCAAGAGAAAAGGGTGCCTGACTTGGAGTGGATGCATGATCATTTGAAGGTGTACCCAAAACATTAAGAACTTTCATACGTTGCAACTCCTTgcctgaaaaaaaaagaaagtataaagtaTGTCGTAGTTAGTCATGAGAATTACATCACACCCTCAAATATCAAGAACAAATTACAGCATACATATTAAGATTAATGATTTggcttttttcatattttttttaccaAAGTTAAAGCAGTTTATATTGGAAATGTTGAcaaattagcaccataaacaagcGTTCTAAGAAACATCTGGATTACCTTCCTCCAACAACAGATGTATTGCTCTTTTCTCCAGTTCCACAGCATGCCTACTTCGGCCAACGGCAGATAGAGATCGAAGCACTGATACCATTAATAGGTCATATAAGAAGCTTAAAATATAGTGAATTTATCAGATGTATTGCAGTACAGAATAATGAACATTTAGTTGGGATATTATGACGTTGTATTGCGGTATAGCATAATCTAAATGCAACTTACTTTGTATATAATCTTCCTGGTTTGCCTGATCACAGGTCTTTAGGAACATCTGCAGCCTAAGGAACCTGTCTTTCCAACCTTCATTATTCACTTTGTGAGGGTCAGCAGTGAAAGAACACCCAGCAGCAGACACTGAATCTAGTGGTTCTGGACCTGTTAATCTAGAGATGGGTTTCCCATGAACATGGGGAAATGATAGTCCCACAGATGAGGCAGCCAAGGAAGTAACTGCATCAGAAACATGTGATGGATAACTCGCCTTAGCTTCCTGAATCAAATTTTTCGGCATATTTGGTATTTTTGTGCAGTTGTTGCTAAGCTTCCTTGATTCTGGAGATTCAGCATGATTGATATTGACAAAATCACCCATCTTGCCTTGTTCTGTTTCGAGCTTTCTACGAGTATAAACAATATTTGCAAGTGGAGAAATTTTCCCTTGGGGCTGATAACTGGAAGGACTGGGTGGAGCATCAGGTTGCTGCCTCTTAATCCCAGCCACCTTCCTAGAATCGGGGGTGAGTTGCTTCACAGACTCTTTGGGAAGAGACTTTATAGGTGGCTTGTTGTTAATATTCCTAGATTCATTAGGCAACTCCCTTAAAGCCACTTTCTTAACAAAAAGAGGATGATGTTTGTCACCTGAAGGCATGACACTTCTAGTAACCAATCTCTTTTCACTATATTTATCGATCATTAATAACTTCCATAAGGGATGCCCCACTCACTCAGTATATGCAAAACCTAATGGGAATACAGGAACAAAGAGACTGAACATTAGAAAACAAACCAAACAAACATCCATCAGTAAATAAAGGATAACTCAAGGGCCAGATTAAAAAATGCCTCAAACAGCTTTTAGATCAACATGCTTGGTTATTTCAAGATATAAAATGCCTCTAAACAACTCTGGTCATGGCAGAATTCAACATAACTGAATATTTCATATAGATAATCATACTatacaaaaaaagaaacaataaaaTTGAAGACTGATATTGAATGCTTTGAGCAAAAAATACATATTCATGGTTTCTTGCCTAAGGATTAGATTAGAACACCAGATTGAGCTACTCTATCAATTCTAATGACACATATGCGCTTAAATGCAAGGAACCTGCATCAAAGAGAGCTATCTGAAATGAAGTGTACCTTTTGTTCTAGGCACCAGCTGCCAGTAGCTGAACAAACGAACCATATACTAATAAGTGTCAAATCATATGCAAAGTTCCGTTCCATGCTGAATTTATTTTAAACTTCAAGTGTTCTAACCCGAGTACAAGGGACAAGTGGACGACTGATGACCTTACATGTTTGGCCACAGGAAATGGCCTGCTGACAATGTTCGTATGGCCAATGACATCGAGGACTAGCTAGCTACTGCTTGCTAGGTAAGCATATGCATGTGCAGTAGACTTTGTGGTCAAATACAACAACAACTGTTGCTTGCCTGACTGGTGATTGTAGCAGATGTTGTTGCTAGTTTGACCAGCACTTGCAGTAGCTTCTATTGCTTGCCTGGCAACAGCACTGCTACCACTAGCTTAGATGGCAACTATAGGAacaatgattatgattattgattACAAACTTAATCTATTGCCTGCCTGGAAACAGCACTGCTACTAATTGCTTGGAGGACAACTATAGCAAGTTAGCaacaataatgatgatgatgataaactAATCTAAGCACCATGAATCTGTGCAAAATTTGGAAACCAGTTTCTACAATTTTCCAAAGCTTATACAAAATTGAAAATTAGAAAACAAGTTTTTCAAGTTCATTTTCAAATAGAGAACATGTTCTTAGTATCATTCAGTTTTCTTGCATTTAAAAAAAAggagttttttttataattaagcaCTACTTAGTTACCCGGGCTCATATTTTGCTTTTGTAAAATTTTGACTTCATTTCACGCAATTGATTATGATGTAGGCATATCAGATAACAGATTAGATGGGAATGAAATTAATCGCATTGATGCCACAAGGACAGTCAACATTATCTTGAAAATGTTCACAGCATTCAGTCTATTTACATCTTGGATTAAGATTCTAAGAGTTAAGTTGTTAACCATGTGTTGGGTCTTCAAGTGATAGATATCACAGGTGGAATTCAGATCATGTCCATCCTCCCTCAACCATTTGGAACAGCTGCAACTAGTATAGGTTTAGGCCTTACAGCATTTAATCTATAAAAAATATCTTACATTGTCTTAATATGATGTTTTTCATTATCAAGGATGCCAGCCTCACTAGAATAGGTTTAGCCCTTGATAGGTGCTTGAGCATTGACTATAGCATCTCTGGTCGTAAATGCTTAGAAGCCTGGTTAGACGTCTGTACAACACAGAATGATTCCCATAAGGAAAAATTACAATCAATTTTCCCAATAAAATAGGCTAAACACATACATGGACAAAGTTTGGAGCATCATGCATGTTCATCTTTATGGACAAAGCTTGTGAGTATAACATATGCACTTTCTGTTGAGATTTGCTGGTCCAACTTTTAATAAATAAAAGGAACTGCTCATCACtcctaaaaaaaaggaaaagacaaaGAAATGTAGCACCACTaaagatgaaattttcaaagttcTGTAAACCAAGATAAAATAACATGAAAATATCATGCATGTTCATCTTTATAATAGC
Coding sequences:
- the LOC135585064 gene encoding uncharacterized protein LOC135585064, translated to MIDKYSEKRLVTRSVMPSGDKHHPLFVKKVALRELPNESRNINNKPPIKSLPKESVKQLTPDSRKVAGIKRQQPDAPPSPSSYQPQGKISPLANIVYTRRKLETEQGKMGDFVNINHAESPESRKLSNNCTKIPNMPKNLIQEAKASYPSHVSDAVTSLAASSVGLSFPHVHGKPISRLTGPEPLDSVSAAGCSFTADPHKVNNEGWKDRFLRLQMFLKTCDQANQEDYIQMLRSLSAVGRSRHAVELEKRAIHLLLEEGKELQRMKVLNVLGTPSNDHASTPSQAPFSLASRAPES